A portion of the Edaphobacter lichenicola genome contains these proteins:
- a CDS encoding antibiotic biosynthesis monooxygenase family protein yields MTTHPMQNEPVTLINVFTVDPSNQERLIELLTRATETSVRHAPGFISANLHRSIDGTKVTMVAQWRSVEDYQAMRNDPAPLPFLQEALTIAKFDPGMYYIAHTFAPAATP; encoded by the coding sequence ATGACAACTCATCCCATGCAAAACGAACCCGTCACACTGATCAACGTATTTACCGTGGACCCATCAAACCAGGAACGCCTCATCGAGCTACTCACCCGGGCAACAGAAACCTCCGTGCGCCACGCGCCAGGGTTCATCTCGGCGAATCTCCATCGCAGCATCGACGGGACTAAAGTCACCATGGTCGCTCAATGGCGAAGCGTAGAGGACTATCAAGCCATGCGCAACGATCCCGCCCCGCTCCCATTTCTCCAAGAGGCGCTCACCATAGCAAAGTTCGACCCCGGCATGTATTACATTGCCCACACCTTCGCACCCGCTGCAACTCCCTAG
- the argH gene encoding argininosuccinate lyase, translating to MSNQPNPSKMWSGRFREPLDPTFESWQRSFPLDWRLVPYEVEASIAHARAIEAAGILTSEELLQMEEGLRAVAKQQAEQGEAIVTANPQAEDVHHYVELELTKQIGDLALKLHTGRSRNEQIATDMRLFVREAIDNTLGGLTAWRKSLIDLAESAGEATMPSYTHLQRAEPVLVAHWLLAYVSMIERDASRLTDARKRMNLCPLGSGAVAGATLALDRTIAARALGFDAPTPNSMDATSDRDFALEFTQTIATLGIHISRFAEELTLYSTAEFGFLDLPERFSTGSSAMPQKKNPDLTELIRGKSGRLLGAATTLATLIKGLPLAYNKDLQEGQEPVFDAADTIAGILSVLPAFTASLKFRFETMKAAAHSGYLNAMAAATYLTDKGIPFRKAHEHIGNAVRLGLETQRELQQLTLAELRTISPAFSEDFFSAITLEATLDCHDVIGGTARPRVKTALAEAKGRLATTQKI from the coding sequence ATGTCCAACCAACCTAATCCAAGCAAAATGTGGTCCGGCCGTTTCCGCGAACCACTCGATCCCACCTTCGAATCCTGGCAGCGTTCCTTCCCCTTAGACTGGCGCCTGGTCCCCTATGAAGTAGAGGCCAGCATAGCCCACGCCCGAGCCATCGAAGCCGCCGGCATCCTCACCAGCGAAGAGCTCCTGCAAATGGAAGAAGGCCTCCGCGCCGTAGCCAAACAGCAAGCCGAACAAGGCGAAGCCATCGTCACCGCCAACCCCCAGGCTGAAGACGTCCACCACTACGTCGAACTCGAACTCACCAAACAAATCGGCGATCTAGCCCTCAAACTTCACACCGGCCGCAGCCGCAACGAGCAGATCGCCACCGACATGCGCCTCTTCGTCCGCGAAGCCATCGACAACACCCTCGGTGGCCTCACCGCATGGCGCAAATCCCTCATCGACCTCGCCGAATCCGCAGGCGAAGCCACCATGCCCTCCTACACCCACCTCCAGCGCGCCGAGCCAGTCCTCGTAGCCCACTGGCTCCTCGCCTACGTCAGCATGATCGAGCGCGACGCCAGCCGCCTCACCGACGCCCGCAAGCGCATGAACCTCTGCCCCCTCGGCTCCGGCGCAGTAGCAGGAGCAACCCTTGCCCTCGACCGCACCATCGCGGCCCGCGCTCTCGGCTTCGACGCCCCCACACCAAACAGCATGGACGCCACCAGCGACCGCGACTTCGCCCTCGAGTTCACCCAGACCATCGCCACCCTAGGCATCCACATCTCCCGCTTCGCCGAAGAACTCACCCTCTACTCCACCGCAGAGTTCGGCTTCCTCGATCTCCCCGAGCGCTTCTCCACCGGCTCCAGCGCCATGCCGCAAAAGAAAAACCCCGACCTAACCGAACTCATCCGAGGAAAATCCGGTCGTCTGCTAGGCGCAGCCACAACACTAGCCACGCTCATCAAAGGCCTCCCCCTCGCCTACAACAAAGACCTGCAAGAAGGTCAGGAGCCAGTCTTCGATGCAGCCGACACCATCGCCGGAATCCTCAGCGTCCTCCCAGCCTTCACCGCGTCACTAAAATTTCGCTTCGAAACCATGAAGGCCGCCGCCCACTCCGGCTACCTCAACGCTATGGCCGCAGCAACCTACCTCACCGACAAGGGCATCCCCTTCCGCAAAGCCCACGAGCACATCGGCAACGCCGTTCGCCTCGGCCTCGAAACCCAACGCGAACTCCAGCAACTCACCCTCGCAGAACTCCGCACCATCTCCCCCGCATTCAGCGAAGACTTCTTCTCCGCCATCACCCTAGAAGCCACCCTCGACTGCCACGACGTCATCGGCGGCACCGCCCGCCCCCGCGTCAAAACCGCCCTAGCCGAAGCAAAAGGCCGCCTAGCGACAACACAGAAGATATGA
- a CDS encoding GIY-YIG nuclease family protein, which produces MPGREYQFWVYILSNRSHVLYIGITNNLRKRIYQHRKQAPSSFTARYKVTRLVYFERYQYANNAIAREKELKHWTRSQKIALIESMNPTWEELMPDEAIPAQTPSEADSVRE; this is translated from the coding sequence ATGCCAGGACGCGAATATCAATTCTGGGTCTACATCCTCTCCAACCGCTCGCACGTTCTCTACATCGGGATCACCAACAATCTTCGCAAAAGAATCTATCAACACCGCAAACAAGCACCAAGCAGTTTCACCGCCCGCTACAAAGTCACCCGGCTCGTGTACTTCGAGCGCTACCAGTACGCCAATAACGCTATTGCTCGCGAGAAGGAGCTCAAGCACTGGACACGATCACAGAAGATCGCTCTAATCGAATCGATGAATCCAACTTGGGAAGAGTTGATGCCTGACGAAGCCATACCAGCACAGACACCCTCAGAAGCAGATTCTGTTCGTGAATGA
- the argG gene encoding argininosuccinate synthase translates to MSVILETLPLGQKVGIAFSGGLDTSAALHWMKQKGALPYAYTANLGQPDEADYDEIPRKALEYGAEKARLIDCRAPLVREGIAALQSGAFHITTAGVTYFNTTPIGRAVTGTMLVTAMKEDDVNIWGDGSTFKGNDIERFYRYGLLVNPDLKVYKPWLDPTFIDELGGRAEMSAFMTKAGFGYKMSAEKAYSTDSNILGATHEAKDLELLTTSMKIVAPIMGTAFWRDDVTIKPEEITIRFEEGFPVALNGKELSDPVALMLEANSIGGRHGLGMSDQIENRIIEAKSRGIYESPGLALLFIAYERLITGIHNEDTIEQYRENGRKLGRLLYQGRWFDPQAIMLREAAQRWVAKPVTGEVTIELRRGNDYSILNTTSPNLTFHPERLTMEKGESTFSPRDRIGQLTMRNLDITDTRAKLIAYAQSGLITLSKGSEMPQLNSSNKE, encoded by the coding sequence ATGTCCGTAATTCTAGAAACCCTGCCCCTCGGCCAAAAAGTCGGCATAGCCTTCTCCGGAGGCCTCGACACCAGCGCCGCGCTCCACTGGATGAAGCAAAAGGGCGCCCTCCCCTACGCCTACACCGCCAATCTCGGCCAGCCCGACGAAGCCGACTACGACGAGATCCCCCGCAAAGCCCTCGAGTACGGAGCCGAAAAGGCCCGCCTCATCGACTGCCGAGCCCCCCTCGTCCGCGAAGGCATCGCCGCCCTCCAGTCCGGAGCCTTCCACATCACCACCGCCGGCGTCACGTACTTCAACACCACCCCCATCGGCCGGGCTGTAACTGGGACAATGTTAGTGACGGCGATGAAGGAAGACGACGTCAACATCTGGGGCGACGGCTCCACCTTCAAAGGCAACGACATCGAGCGCTTCTACCGCTACGGCCTCCTCGTCAACCCCGACCTCAAGGTCTACAAGCCCTGGCTCGACCCCACCTTCATCGACGAGCTGGGCGGCCGCGCCGAGATGTCCGCCTTCATGACCAAGGCCGGCTTCGGCTACAAGATGTCCGCCGAAAAAGCCTACTCCACCGACTCCAACATCCTCGGCGCAACCCACGAAGCCAAGGACCTCGAACTCCTCACCACCAGCATGAAGATCGTCGCCCCCATCATGGGCACCGCCTTCTGGCGTGACGACGTCACCATCAAACCCGAAGAGATCACAATCCGCTTCGAGGAAGGCTTCCCCGTAGCCCTCAACGGCAAAGAGCTCTCCGACCCCGTAGCCCTCATGCTCGAAGCCAACAGCATCGGTGGCCGCCACGGCCTGGGCATGAGCGACCAGATCGAAAACCGCATCATCGAAGCCAAGAGCCGCGGCATCTACGAGTCCCCTGGCCTCGCTCTCCTCTTCATCGCCTACGAGCGCCTCATCACCGGCATCCACAACGAGGACACCATCGAGCAGTACCGCGAAAACGGCCGCAAGCTAGGCCGCCTCCTCTACCAGGGCCGCTGGTTCGACCCCCAGGCCATCATGCTTCGCGAAGCCGCCCAGCGCTGGGTCGCCAAACCTGTAACCGGCGAGGTTACAATCGAGCTCCGCCGCGGCAACGACTACTCCATCCTCAACACAACCTCTCCCAACCTTACCTTCCACCCCGAGCGCCTCACCATGGAAAAGGGCGAATCCACCTTCTCCCCCCGCGACCGCATAGGCCAACTCACCATGCGCAACCTCGACATCACCGACACCCGCGCCAAGCTAATCGCCTACGCCCAAAGCGGCCTAATCACCCTAAGCAAAGGCTCCGAGATGCCCCAACTCAACAGCAGCAACAAGGAGTAA
- the argF gene encoding ornithine carbamoyltransferase, which produces MGSKTVIMTSKSEAEDFSPTRSRATLGIQSDTAFSEASKRLSGRDLCSIADLTVEEMAALMELAHAVKANPEDFRHALDARQMVMFFEKASLRTRLTFETAINTLGGNAIFVDQTQSPLGERESLSDMAHNIERWMAIMVLRTYAHDTITEIAACSKIPVINALSDLEHPCQAIADFFTLEERFGSAEGLHFTYVGDGNNVCHSLMLTAAQLGAHCTVATPKGFAPKLEIIHKAIEIAETTGGSITLMHDPVKAVTGADAVYTDVCTSMGFEHEATKRAPIFKPYQVNEGLMAHAQADAVFMHCLPAHRNAEVTDAVLDGPQSLVFDQAENRMHAQKAILLMLLGGAKRTTNSRARNHARKNANRS; this is translated from the coding sequence ATGGGTAGCAAAACCGTTATCATGACCTCGAAGTCAGAAGCCGAAGACTTCTCCCCCACACGCTCACGCGCCACCCTCGGCATCCAATCCGATACCGCATTCAGCGAAGCCTCCAAACGCCTCAGTGGCCGCGACCTCTGCTCCATCGCCGACCTCACCGTCGAGGAGATGGCCGCCCTCATGGAGCTCGCCCACGCCGTCAAGGCCAACCCCGAAGACTTCCGTCACGCCCTCGACGCGCGCCAGATGGTCATGTTCTTCGAGAAGGCCTCCCTCCGCACCCGCCTCACCTTCGAGACCGCCATCAACACACTCGGCGGCAACGCCATCTTCGTCGACCAGACCCAATCCCCCCTCGGCGAGCGCGAGTCCCTCTCCGACATGGCCCACAACATCGAGCGCTGGATGGCCATCATGGTCCTCCGCACCTACGCCCACGACACCATCACCGAGATCGCCGCCTGCTCGAAGATCCCCGTCATCAACGCCCTCTCCGATCTCGAGCACCCCTGCCAGGCCATCGCCGACTTCTTCACCCTAGAGGAGCGCTTCGGCTCCGCTGAGGGCCTCCACTTCACCTACGTCGGCGACGGCAACAACGTCTGCCACTCCCTCATGCTCACCGCCGCGCAACTCGGCGCACACTGCACCGTAGCCACGCCAAAGGGCTTCGCCCCCAAACTCGAAATCATCCACAAGGCCATCGAGATCGCTGAAACCACCGGCGGCAGCATCACCCTTATGCACGACCCCGTCAAAGCCGTCACCGGAGCCGACGCCGTCTACACCGACGTCTGCACCTCCATGGGCTTCGAGCACGAGGCCACCAAGCGCGCTCCCATCTTCAAGCCCTACCAGGTCAACGAAGGCCTCATGGCCCACGCGCAAGCCGACGCCGTCTTCATGCACTGCCTCCCCGCGCACCGCAACGCCGAAGTCACCGACGCCGTCCTCGACGGCCCCCAATCCCTCGTCTTCGACCAAGCCGAAAATCGCATGCACGCCCAAAAAGCCATCCTGCTCATGCTCCTAGGCGGAGCCAAGCGCACCACCAACAGCCGCGCTAGGAACCACGCGCGCAAGAATGCTAATCGGTCGTAA
- a CDS encoding aspartate aminotransferase family protein yields MNKLQSIQAAEKNLLLNTYERNPILFVSGEGVHLRDENGNDYLDLLSGIGVCGLGYGHPAVEEAITRQSKRLIHTSNLFFHEHTAELALRLTEITGLDRAFFTNSGTEAWEAALKLSRAHAGLLRSKGRTIGTKFLALDHSFHGRTMGSVATTAKEKYREPFMPVMPGVDFVRFNDVADLRAKFSAGNGTEICAICIEPIQGEGGIHPVSKEFFAAARELCDSTGALLIADEIQSGMGRTGKWFAYQHYGILPDVTTVAKPIANGIPMGAMLCTNAAAEAITPGMHGTTFGGNPLACAVAIAVIDTIKRDNVIAHINEVGAYFHDQLTQLAKRHDCITDVRGKGLMLGIELNSSDLAQRVVAQMLERRIIINRTSETVLRLLPPFLLERQHVDTAIKAFDEIFSAALAGAAPAGGKANG; encoded by the coding sequence ATGAACAAATTGCAATCCATCCAGGCAGCAGAGAAGAATCTGCTCCTCAACACCTACGAACGCAACCCCATCCTCTTCGTCAGCGGCGAAGGCGTGCACCTGCGCGACGAAAACGGTAACGACTACCTCGACCTCCTCAGCGGCATCGGTGTCTGCGGCCTGGGTTACGGCCATCCCGCAGTCGAAGAGGCCATCACGCGCCAGTCAAAGCGTCTCATCCACACCTCGAACCTCTTCTTCCACGAGCACACCGCGGAACTCGCCCTCCGCCTCACCGAGATCACCGGTCTCGACCGCGCCTTCTTCACCAACAGCGGAACCGAAGCCTGGGAGGCTGCACTTAAGCTCTCTCGCGCACACGCTGGCCTCCTCCGTTCGAAGGGCCGCACCATCGGCACGAAGTTCCTCGCCCTCGATCACAGCTTTCACGGCCGGACCATGGGCTCCGTCGCCACCACCGCCAAAGAAAAATACCGCGAGCCCTTCATGCCCGTCATGCCCGGCGTCGACTTCGTCCGCTTCAACGACGTAGCCGACCTCCGTGCAAAGTTCTCCGCTGGCAATGGAACCGAGATCTGCGCCATCTGCATCGAGCCCATCCAGGGCGAGGGGGGCATCCATCCAGTCAGCAAAGAGTTCTTCGCAGCAGCGCGCGAACTCTGCGACTCCACCGGAGCCCTCCTCATCGCCGACGAGATTCAATCCGGCATGGGCCGCACCGGCAAATGGTTCGCCTACCAGCACTACGGCATCCTCCCCGACGTCACCACCGTTGCCAAGCCCATCGCCAACGGCATTCCCATGGGCGCGATGCTCTGCACCAACGCCGCAGCCGAAGCCATCACCCCCGGCATGCACGGCACCACCTTCGGCGGTAACCCGCTCGCCTGCGCCGTCGCCATCGCCGTCATCGACACCATCAAACGCGACAACGTCATCGCCCACATCAACGAAGTCGGCGCATACTTCCACGACCAGCTCACGCAACTCGCCAAACGCCACGACTGCATCACCGACGTCCGCGGCAAAGGCCTCATGCTCGGCATAGAGCTCAACTCCTCCGATCTCGCCCAACGCGTCGTCGCCCAGATGCTCGAGCGTCGCATCATCATCAATCGCACCAGCGAGACGGTCCTCCGCCTTCTCCCTCCCTTCCTTCTCGAGCGTCAACACGTCGACACCGCCATCAAAGCCTTCGACGAGATCTTCAGTGCAGCACTCGCCGGCGCAGCACCGGCAGGAGGCAAAGCCAATGGGTAG
- the argB gene encoding acetylglutamate kinase codes for MRFVVKLGGAALEDQKILHACGKAIAELVADGNQVAVVHGGGVQLTRTLAQMGKKSEFISGLRITDAETRDAALMVLAGRVNKSLVAAVGSHGQSAVGLSGGDGHVFRARKKKTTPDLGFVGEIAAMDPKWLEAIWTMGAVPVISSIALGFDGEYYNINADEMAAACAIGTKADALVFLTDVPGVKGADGTVMRWLTLAQIPAMEKAQIVSGGMLPKLNACRDALTHGVKRVRILPAEAASLLPDLVSTRVNDGTEVMVA; via the coding sequence GTGAGATTCGTCGTCAAACTAGGCGGTGCCGCTCTCGAGGACCAGAAGATCCTTCACGCCTGCGGTAAAGCAATCGCCGAGCTCGTCGCCGACGGCAATCAGGTCGCCGTCGTCCATGGCGGCGGCGTGCAGTTAACCCGTACCCTCGCCCAGATGGGCAAGAAGAGCGAGTTCATCTCCGGCCTCCGCATTACCGACGCCGAGACCCGCGACGCCGCCCTCATGGTCCTCGCCGGCCGCGTCAACAAGTCACTCGTAGCTGCCGTCGGCTCGCATGGCCAGTCCGCAGTCGGCCTCTCCGGCGGTGACGGCCACGTCTTCCGCGCACGCAAGAAAAAAACCACACCCGACCTCGGCTTCGTTGGCGAGATCGCCGCCATGGACCCCAAGTGGCTCGAAGCCATCTGGACCATGGGAGCTGTTCCGGTCATCTCCTCCATCGCCCTGGGTTTCGACGGTGAGTACTACAACATCAACGCCGACGAGATGGCCGCCGCCTGCGCGATCGGCACCAAAGCCGACGCCCTCGTCTTCCTCACCGACGTTCCCGGCGTCAAAGGCGCCGACGGAACCGTAATGCGCTGGCTCACTCTAGCCCAGATCCCCGCCATGGAAAAAGCTCAAATCGTCTCCGGCGGCATGCTCCCCAAACTCAACGCCTGCCGCGACGCCCTCACCCACGGCGTCAAGCGCGTACGTATTCTCCCGGCAGAAGCCGCATCTCTATTACCTGACCTCGTCTCCACGCGGGTCAACGACGGAACGGAGGTCATGGTCGCATGA
- the argC gene encoding N-acetyl-gamma-glutamyl-phosphate reductase, with protein sequence MANPATTSVLEQEATKATAPRIAVAGVGGYAGGELARLLLNHPRLRQTPPVFLGRAGEAETTVSTHLEDLHPHLATPGNRKKNEVHPFGWQKLADSGTQILFLATPHEQSREWVPEAIERGIRVIDLSGAWRLHQTTNRAIYKLKDANAEHAAQLQAEAVYGCPELHRDEIRSARIVANPGCYATSVILALAPLVQAGLVDIDHGIICDAKSGVSGAGKAPTAKTHFMYAADNLSAYAVFGHRHTGELLEQLHLQSDQIQFTPHLLPIPRGILSTIYLRLRQPSNATAVTDVLYSFYQRSPLVRIHATPHLPEIQHVVRTNFCDLGFALAPDGKRLIMVSCLDNLLKGAAGQAVQNLNLMCGWNEEEGLL encoded by the coding sequence TTGGCTAATCCAGCAACAACATCTGTACTCGAACAGGAAGCGACGAAAGCGACTGCCCCCCGGATCGCGGTCGCGGGCGTAGGCGGCTACGCGGGCGGCGAACTGGCACGCCTTCTCCTGAATCATCCCCGCCTGCGCCAAACACCCCCGGTCTTTCTGGGTCGCGCCGGCGAAGCCGAAACCACCGTCTCCACGCACCTTGAAGACCTGCACCCCCACCTCGCAACTCCAGGGAACCGCAAGAAGAACGAAGTTCATCCCTTCGGCTGGCAAAAACTCGCCGACTCCGGTACCCAAATCCTCTTCCTCGCCACACCGCACGAGCAATCCCGCGAGTGGGTCCCCGAAGCCATCGAGCGCGGCATCCGGGTCATCGACCTCAGCGGCGCATGGCGTCTCCACCAGACCACGAACCGCGCCATATATAAACTCAAAGACGCCAACGCCGAACACGCCGCCCAGCTTCAGGCCGAAGCTGTCTACGGCTGCCCCGAACTCCATCGCGACGAGATTCGCAGTGCCCGCATCGTCGCCAACCCCGGCTGCTACGCCACCTCCGTCATCCTCGCCCTCGCTCCGCTCGTCCAAGCGGGCTTAGTCGACATCGACCACGGCATCATCTGCGACGCCAAGTCAGGAGTCAGCGGCGCCGGCAAAGCTCCCACCGCAAAGACTCACTTCATGTACGCCGCCGACAACCTCTCCGCCTACGCGGTCTTCGGTCATCGGCACACCGGAGAGCTGCTGGAGCAGCTCCATCTGCAGTCGGATCAAATCCAGTTCACCCCGCATCTATTACCCATACCGCGCGGCATCCTGTCGACGATCTACCTCCGACTCAGACAGCCGTCCAACGCAACCGCAGTCACCGATGTGCTCTACAGCTTCTACCAGCGCAGTCCATTGGTCAGAATTCACGCCACGCCACACCTGCCTGAGATTCAACATGTCGTCCGCACAAACTTCTGTGACCTCGGCTTTGCTCTCGCACCCGACGGAAAGCGCCTGATCATGGTCTCTTGCCTCGACAACCTCCTCAAGGGAGCCGCCGGGCAGGCAGTACAAAATCTCAACCTGATGTGTGGATGGAACGAAGAGGAGGGCTTGCTGTGA
- a CDS encoding arginine repressor — MKQQRHAVIRELLVKTAVTSQDELRRKLAGRGFHVTQATLSRDIHELRLNKGPTGYSLPGGNDSDEDALPGIREVLESFGLEVRQALNLLVLVTTTGSAQPIAAGIDYEDWPEVVGTIAGDDTVLIICPDEKQANLLKTRIEGYLG; from the coding sequence ATGAAACAACAGCGTCACGCCGTAATTCGAGAGTTGCTGGTCAAGACAGCAGTCACCAGCCAGGACGAGTTACGTCGAAAACTAGCCGGACGCGGGTTTCATGTCACTCAAGCAACATTATCGCGCGATATTCACGAACTACGATTAAATAAAGGACCAACCGGTTATTCCCTCCCCGGAGGAAACGATTCGGACGAAGACGCTCTCCCCGGAATCCGCGAAGTCCTTGAAAGCTTCGGCCTCGAGGTACGACAGGCACTCAACCTCCTCGTCCTCGTCACCACTACAGGAAGCGCCCAGCCCATCGCCGCAGGCATCGACTATGAAGACTGGCCCGAAGTCGTCGGCACCATCGCCGGCGACGACACCGTCCTCATCATCTGCCCCGACGAGAAGCAGGCAAATCTTTTAAAGACACGAATCGAAGGCTATCTTGGCTAA